From one Thermatribacter velox genomic stretch:
- a CDS encoding L-fuculokinase, which translates to MVYLGLDVGTTGCKAIAFGENGEILAQAYREYPLYAPQTGWLELDAEEVFSAIEESLREVTAKLGGRSPVSIAISSQGEAVVPVDEQGRALARSIVTFDARGDAFVPFFREKVGEKRFFEITGMPLSGIGTANKILWWRENLPQIFEQSRYFLCFEDFVLFRMGVEPAISYSLAGRTMMFDVRKENWSSEILGLIGVDPSRLARPLPSGEMAGEVSASFRERMGWKEKVIAGVGAHDQPCGALGSGVVKAALAMDATGTVECIAPAMNRLLLSEEMRSNNLCCYHHALPGLYTTLVYNFTGGSILRWYRDNFARWEKEEAQRRGQDVYELILSDLPEQPTSLLVLPHFTTTGTPYFDSHSCGVVVGLKLETSQKEFVKALLEGVSLEMKFNLKLLQDAGVVVERLRAIGGGAKSRAWLQLKADVYGMPVESLNVSEAACLGAALLGRKARENIQGLRELVNRLVRVKETFVPRREFQERYQEKFEVYQRIYPALKNVILKGEDKL; encoded by the coding sequence ATGGTTTATCTTGGCTTGGATGTGGGAACAACGGGTTGCAAAGCGATTGCTTTTGGTGAAAACGGGGAGATTCTCGCACAGGCCTATCGGGAGTATCCTCTTTATGCTCCCCAAACAGGATGGTTAGAGCTGGATGCTGAGGAAGTTTTTTCGGCGATTGAGGAGTCCTTAAGGGAGGTGACTGCGAAACTTGGTGGCAGGTCGCCAGTGAGCATTGCTATTTCTTCCCAGGGCGAAGCAGTGGTACCAGTTGATGAACAGGGCAGGGCACTTGCAAGGAGCATCGTGACTTTTGATGCTCGGGGAGATGCTTTTGTGCCTTTTTTTCGGGAAAAAGTTGGAGAGAAGCGCTTTTTCGAGATTACTGGCATGCCGCTTTCAGGGATTGGGACTGCAAACAAAATACTCTGGTGGAGAGAAAACCTTCCGCAAATCTTTGAGCAAAGCCGTTATTTCCTGTGTTTTGAGGATTTCGTGCTCTTCAGAATGGGAGTAGAGCCGGCAATCAGCTATTCACTGGCTGGGCGCACCATGATGTTTGATGTGCGAAAGGAGAACTGGTCTTCAGAAATACTGGGTCTGATTGGCGTTGATCCCTCTCGCCTGGCTCGTCCCCTTCCTTCTGGGGAAATGGCTGGGGAAGTAAGCGCATCTTTCCGAGAGCGCATGGGATGGAAGGAGAAGGTGATAGCAGGGGTTGGCGCTCATGACCAGCCCTGCGGTGCCTTGGGGTCAGGAGTAGTAAAAGCAGCACTGGCCATGGATGCAACTGGAACTGTAGAATGCATAGCACCCGCCATGAACAGGCTTTTGCTTTCTGAGGAAATGCGAAGCAACAACCTGTGTTGCTATCATCATGCTCTGCCTGGTCTTTACACTACGCTGGTTTATAATTTCACTGGGGGTTCCATCCTACGCTGGTACCGAGATAACTTTGCCCGCTGGGAGAAAGAAGAAGCACAACGCAGGGGACAAGATGTATATGAGTTGATTCTTTCCGATTTGCCTGAACAGCCGACTTCGCTTTTGGTGCTTCCTCACTTTACAACTACTGGCACTCCTTACTTTGACAGTCACTCCTGTGGGGTGGTGGTGGGGCTCAAGCTGGAGACTTCTCAGAAAGAGTTTGTGAAAGCGTTGCTTGAGGGAGTTAGTCTGGAGATGAAGTTTAATTTGAAACTGTTACAGGATGCAGGAGTTGTTGTTGAACGCTTAAGGGCTATTGGTGGAGGTGCCAAAAGCAGAGCATGGTTGCAGCTTAAAGCTGATGTGTATGGTATGCCGGTTGAATCACTCAACGTTTCTGAGGCTGCCTGTTTGGGAGCAGCTCTTCTGGGGCGCAAGGCCAGAGAGAATATTCAAGGCTTAAGGGAGTTGGTCAACCGGCTGGTCCGGGTGAAGGAAACCTTTGTGCCCCGGCGGGAATTTCAGGAGCGTTACCAGGAAAAATTTGAAGTGTACCAGCGGATTTATCCTGCACTAAAGAATGTTATCTTGAAAGGAGAGGATAAACTATGA
- a CDS encoding sugar phosphate isomerase/epimerase family protein → MKFKGFATGVWVFGSCPDRFCTGGYKKDSTLEEALDRIAGVEDLTGVMIHYPAPLNFQNADHVRKELEKRGLKVASCEVDLFGSPFFAKGSLISENKEVRTKAIQLAKDTMDIAEQMGSEVMNLWPGQDGFDYPFQIDYRAQWDLLVDALQEIASHNPRVKLSLEYKLREPRTHSTISTSGVALVLSLAVGAPNIGVTIDFGHALNCKESPGNVVAMLDKYGKLFALHLNDNFRDWDDDMAVGTVHLIETLEFFYYLNKSQYTGWLGLDIFPYREDPALACQVSIENIKYLLQIVEKIEVAKLREWQKEANALEILRYIRELL, encoded by the coding sequence ATGAAATTTAAAGGATTTGCTACTGGAGTTTGGGTTTTTGGGTCCTGTCCAGATCGTTTTTGCACCGGGGGGTATAAGAAGGATTCTACTCTCGAAGAAGCTCTGGACCGCATCGCTGGAGTTGAGGATCTTACTGGAGTTATGATTCATTACCCTGCTCCCCTCAATTTTCAAAATGCAGACCATGTTCGCAAAGAACTCGAAAAGCGTGGTCTCAAGGTTGCTTCCTGTGAGGTGGACTTGTTTGGGAGTCCCTTCTTTGCTAAGGGAAGCCTGATTTCGGAAAACAAGGAGGTAAGAACAAAGGCCATCCAGCTTGCCAAAGATACCATGGATATAGCTGAGCAGATGGGGAGCGAAGTTATGAATCTCTGGCCGGGTCAAGATGGCTTCGACTACCCCTTTCAAATCGATTATCGAGCCCAGTGGGATTTACTGGTTGATGCTTTGCAGGAGATTGCTTCACATAACCCCCGAGTCAAGTTAAGCCTTGAATACAAGCTTCGCGAACCCCGGACTCACTCTACTATTTCCACTTCAGGCGTTGCTCTTGTTCTCTCTCTGGCAGTTGGCGCTCCTAACATTGGAGTGACCATAGACTTTGGGCATGCTCTGAACTGCAAGGAATCACCGGGTAATGTGGTAGCTATGCTTGATAAATACGGGAAGCTCTTTGCTCTACATTTAAACGACAATTTTCGCGATTGGGATGACGACATGGCCGTTGGTACGGTACACCTTATAGAAACGCTGGAATTTTTCTATTACCTGAACAAATCTCAGTATACGGGCTGGTTGGGCCTCGATATTTTTCCTTATCGAGAAGATCCGGCTTTAGCCTGTCAGGTGAGCATTGAAAACATAAAGTACCTGTTGCAGATTGTGGAGAAGATAGAAGTTGCCAAACTGAGAGAATGGCAAAAAGAGGCCAATGCTCTGGAGATCCTTCGCTATATAAGAGAACTCCTTTAA
- a CDS encoding L-fuculokinase — protein MAIGGIDVGTSGCKVVIFNLKGEILAQAYREYPFVVPQPGWLEINPELIWKAVVEALKEAVASLREPLEAIGVTSHGESLLPLSKEGKALTNVICNFDTRSHHYVEFWKEKLGNWPIYQITGMPLHGMYSANKILWLKDNAPRVFEEAWKFVCVEDYVLFRLTGEGPFIDYSLAGRTMMFDVRRKEWSPEILKLIGIDKSRLSEPVPSGKVVGRLSKSVAEEIGLDRSPLVASGGHDQPCGVLGCAASKAGEAMYGIGTSECVALNLGENPPFDEAMMRNSFCCYPHVVEGHYLTLAYIASGGSLLRWFRDEFGQEEKQIAQKEGKDVYQVLIERIPARPSSLLILPHFAGSGTPYLDEHSRGAILGLTLGSSRFEILRAILESLSFEMRFNVELLEQFGMAVSDFRATGGGARSAVWLQMKADILRKPVFTLETGEAVALGTAILAGLGSGLFKSCEEGAANMVRIKEKILPCPEDVYEKRYRIYQKIYGQLKGINWELSTLEHF, from the coding sequence GTGGCAATAGGAGGCATCGATGTTGGGACCAGTGGTTGCAAAGTGGTCATTTTTAACCTCAAAGGTGAAATACTTGCTCAGGCCTATCGGGAATACCCTTTTGTTGTTCCCCAGCCGGGATGGTTGGAGATAAATCCTGAACTTATCTGGAAAGCAGTCGTTGAGGCCCTTAAAGAGGCAGTTGCTTCCTTGAGAGAACCGCTGGAAGCGATAGGTGTTACCTCGCACGGAGAATCGCTTTTGCCCCTCTCTAAGGAAGGAAAGGCACTGACCAATGTGATTTGTAACTTTGACACCCGCTCTCACCATTATGTCGAGTTCTGGAAGGAAAAACTGGGAAACTGGCCAATTTACCAAATAACTGGTATGCCACTTCACGGCATGTATTCGGCGAACAAAATCCTCTGGTTAAAAGATAACGCGCCCCGGGTATTTGAGGAAGCCTGGAAATTTGTATGCGTGGAAGATTATGTGCTCTTCAGATTAACTGGCGAGGGTCCTTTTATCGATTATTCACTGGCTGGGCGCACCATGATGTTTGATGTGCGGCGCAAGGAGTGGTCTCCAGAGATTCTCAAACTGATAGGAATTGATAAAAGTCGTCTTTCTGAGCCAGTCCCTTCAGGAAAAGTGGTGGGGAGGCTTTCCAAAAGTGTTGCCGAGGAAATTGGACTGGACAGGAGTCCTCTGGTGGCCAGCGGGGGCCATGACCAACCCTGCGGTGTACTGGGATGTGCGGCGAGCAAGGCTGGTGAAGCCATGTATGGGATTGGTACTTCAGAATGTGTGGCTCTTAATCTGGGGGAAAATCCCCCTTTTGATGAAGCTATGATGCGTAATAGTTTTTGCTGTTACCCCCATGTTGTGGAAGGTCACTATCTTACTCTGGCCTATATTGCTTCTGGTGGTTCTTTGCTGCGCTGGTTCCGGGATGAATTTGGGCAGGAGGAAAAACAAATTGCTCAAAAAGAGGGGAAAGACGTCTATCAGGTGCTTATCGAACGTATTCCTGCTCGGCCTTCTTCGCTCCTTATTTTGCCTCATTTTGCAGGTTCAGGAACGCCTTATCTTGATGAGCATTCCCGGGGGGCTATTCTGGGTCTTACTCTGGGAAGCTCCCGCTTTGAGATTTTGCGCGCTATCCTGGAGAGCCTTTCCTTTGAGATGCGCTTCAACGTGGAACTCCTCGAGCAGTTTGGGATGGCGGTTTCTGATTTCAGAGCTACAGGAGGCGGAGCTCGTTCAGCGGTATGGCTGCAGATGAAAGCCGACATTCTGAGAAAACCGGTTTTCACCCTGGAAACCGGTGAAGCGGTGGCACTGGGTACTGCTATACTTGCTGGTCTGGGAAGTGGTTTATTTAAGAGTTGTGAAGAAGGAGCGGCGAATATGGTCCGCATAAAAGAAAAAATCTTGCCCTGTCCAGAAGATGTTTATGAGAAGCGTTATCGTATTTACCAGAAAATATATGGTCAGTTGAAAGGAATTAATTGGGAACTTAGCACTCTTGAACATTTTTAA
- a CDS encoding sugar MFS transporter, whose product MESKTKLFVLAGVSFLFLAISMIMHGAVLPVWLQEFKLSATLGGRLFFMYYLSYVILTFLSGWSAQFFGGGWVLFVCYLFLIAGFAMLGVAVSFLYLALGMLLLGAGGGLLEAPLTTVISRFFPGDEGYALNLSQVFFGVGASAGPFLTGFLLSRGVPWRLLYILLLVVAMFLATLIFRSRDLFGVSVSQREKISREFLSRWKGFLGILALAMLLYVGAEIGSSSWMSTYLVRELQGTVFWGGAAIAVFWAMITMGRFLFAFLSRFLDYSLLLRIGSGINIISLLFLLFTSRVELALVAFGGLGLGCSGIWPLIIAHLTSRIEENHFACVGFVVGFGGLGALIFPYLFGFLGDHLGLRSIFFFVLVLSGLLLATFSSRFFLKKEA is encoded by the coding sequence ATGGAAAGTAAGACCAAGCTCTTTGTTCTGGCAGGGGTTTCCTTTTTATTCCTGGCCATATCGATGATTATGCATGGTGCTGTTTTACCGGTCTGGCTTCAAGAGTTTAAGCTATCAGCCACTCTTGGGGGAAGGCTGTTTTTCATGTATTATCTGAGCTATGTAATTTTAACCTTCCTGAGTGGTTGGTCGGCTCAGTTTTTCGGTGGAGGGTGGGTGCTTTTTGTTTGCTATCTCTTCCTGATTGCTGGTTTTGCCATGTTGGGAGTGGCTGTCTCCTTTCTCTATCTTGCGTTGGGAATGCTTTTGCTTGGCGCTGGAGGGGGTTTGCTTGAGGCTCCTTTGACTACAGTGATTTCGCGCTTCTTTCCGGGTGACGAGGGGTATGCACTCAACCTGAGCCAGGTTTTCTTTGGAGTAGGCGCAAGCGCAGGGCCCTTTCTCACCGGTTTTCTGCTTTCGCGCGGAGTCCCCTGGCGTCTTCTCTATATTTTGCTTTTAGTTGTGGCAATGTTTCTGGCTACTCTGATTTTCAGATCCAGGGACCTTTTTGGGGTATCTGTGTCACAGAGAGAAAAAATCAGTAGGGAATTTCTTTCCAGGTGGAAAGGGTTTTTGGGTATTTTAGCCCTGGCAATGCTTTTATATGTGGGAGCAGAAATTGGTTCTTCTTCCTGGATGAGCACTTATCTGGTGCGGGAGTTGCAGGGCACGGTCTTCTGGGGAGGAGCAGCTATTGCAGTTTTCTGGGCAATGATTACCATGGGTCGTTTTCTGTTTGCTTTCCTTTCCCGGTTTTTGGATTATTCTCTTCTTTTACGAATAGGAAGCGGGATTAACATAATTTCGCTTTTGTTTTTGCTCTTTACAAGTCGTGTGGAACTTGCTCTGGTGGCTTTTGGCGGTTTAGGTCTGGGATGTTCGGGAATCTGGCCGTTAATTATCGCTCATTTGACCTCCCGCATTGAAGAGAACCACTTTGCCTGTGTGGGTTTTGTTGTGGGCTTTGGAGGTTTGGGGGCCTTGATTTTCCCTTACCTCTTTGGTTTTCTTGGTGACCATCTGGGTCTGCGCTCTATTTTCTTTTTTGTTCTTGTGCTCAGTGGGCTGTTGTTGGCAACCTTTAGTTCTCGATTTTTCCTGAAAAAGGAGGCATAG
- a CDS encoding sugar phosphate isomerase/epimerase family protein, which yields MAEIQLGINNCFAIGRFPEPEEWLRVVKDELGLEHVQFSVDLLDPVIIDDEIIKEKCAYIRELAQAKGVSIDTVSTGEAAHKFNLLLQPDPGMRRCYLRWYEKLVRMGTLLGAEASGIYVGSLSQLDERDPQRKGFLIEVLLEEIVYLTFVARQSGQKYFLWEPMSLPRELPCTIDETKRMLDLVNKKSYLPVLLCLDVGHGYLRSSDPRDLDAYAWLRELAHLSPSIHIQQTDRKGSRHWPFTEEYNAQGVIVPEKVLEAIEKSGAKKTILVFEFFYSAHALSEESVIPSMKQSVEYWKEAIANFYGK from the coding sequence ATGGCTGAAATACAGCTGGGCATCAACAATTGTTTCGCTATTGGCAGGTTCCCGGAGCCCGAAGAGTGGCTCCGGGTGGTTAAGGATGAACTGGGTCTTGAGCATGTGCAGTTTTCGGTAGATTTACTGGATCCAGTAATCATTGATGACGAGATAATAAAAGAGAAGTGTGCCTACATCCGGGAGTTAGCTCAGGCAAAGGGAGTCTCCATCGACACTGTTTCTACTGGAGAGGCTGCTCATAAATTTAATCTTCTTTTACAGCCAGACCCGGGCATGCGCAGGTGTTACCTTCGCTGGTACGAAAAGCTGGTACGCATGGGTACGCTCCTTGGTGCCGAGGCTTCCGGCATTTACGTGGGTAGTCTCAGTCAGCTTGATGAGCGCGACCCTCAGCGCAAGGGTTTCTTGATTGAAGTTTTGCTTGAGGAAATTGTCTATTTGACCTTTGTGGCCCGCCAGAGCGGTCAAAAATATTTTCTCTGGGAACCCATGTCTTTACCTCGAGAGCTTCCTTGCACTATTGATGAAACCAAGCGGATGCTGGACCTTGTGAACAAGAAGTCGTATCTTCCGGTTTTGCTTTGCTTGGATGTAGGACATGGCTATCTACGTTCTTCAGACCCTCGGGATCTGGACGCCTATGCTTGGTTGCGAGAGCTGGCACATCTTTCTCCTTCCATTCATATTCAGCAGACGGACCGCAAGGGTAGTCGTCACTGGCCTTTTACTGAAGAATATAATGCACAGGGAGTCATTGTTCCCGAGAAAGTCCTGGAAGCCATTGAAAAATCTGGTGCCAAAAAGACCATCCTGGTTTTCGAGTTTTTCTACTCGGCTCATGCACTCAGCGAGGAAAGCGTCATTCCCAGTATGAAGCAAAGTGTTGAGTATTGGAAGGAGGCTATAGCAAACTTTTATGGAAAGTAA
- the pdhA gene encoding pyruvate dehydrogenase (acetyl-transferring) E1 component subunit alpha encodes MESKEKLLKMYRDMLRIRRFEETVSDLFAQDRIRGTTHLYIGEEAVAVGACNAINPDDYITSTHRGHGHCIAKGATLDRMMAELYGKITGYCKGKGGSLHIADLDAGNLGANGIVGGGIPIAVGSGLTARYKNTGKVTVCFFGDGAANTGAFHEAVNLASVWKLPVVFVCENNLYAMSTPVAEAFPIQDIAERAQAYGIPGVVVDGMDVLAVKEAVEQAAERARRGEGPTLIECKTYRYLGHSKSDPRAYRTREEEKQWKERDPIKNFRKYLLENGIATEEEIKGIDAEVEKEVEEAIEFAEKSPYPPLEEITRDVYVEEDFAEIERKKGTKVVRSISEYAPQEKMRELTYREALNEALREELRRDENVVLLGEDIALYGGAYGVTRGLWQEFGGERVRNTPISEAAIVGCCVGAAVTGLRPVGEIMYVDFMTLCMDQLVNQGAKIRYMFGGKARVPMVIRTEGGCGRSSGAQHAQSLESWFVHVPGLKVVMPATPFDAKGLLKAAIREDNPVLFIEHKMLYNTKGLVPEEEYIIPLGLADVKREGKDVTVVAYSRMVLRALEAAEILAKEGIEIEVVDPRTLLPLDIETICNSIRKTGRVIIVHEGCKTGGAGAEIGMQIVENAFDYLDAPVVRLGAKDAPVPCSRYLEDNSIPLTEDIVEAARKLVKGEI; translated from the coding sequence ATGGAATCCAAAGAAAAGCTTCTCAAAATGTACCGGGATATGTTGCGTATTAGGCGTTTTGAGGAGACAGTGAGCGACCTTTTTGCGCAAGATCGGATAAGAGGGACAACCCATCTTTACATTGGTGAAGAAGCAGTAGCTGTGGGTGCCTGCAACGCCATTAACCCTGATGATTACATAACTTCCACTCATCGGGGTCACGGACACTGTATTGCTAAAGGAGCTACTCTGGACCGGATGATGGCCGAGCTCTATGGTAAGATAACCGGCTATTGTAAGGGTAAGGGTGGTTCACTGCATATTGCAGACCTGGATGCTGGCAATCTGGGTGCCAATGGCATTGTAGGCGGAGGCATCCCCATTGCAGTTGGCTCGGGGCTCACTGCTCGGTATAAAAATACGGGTAAGGTAACGGTTTGTTTCTTTGGTGATGGAGCAGCGAACACCGGGGCCTTTCACGAAGCAGTGAACCTGGCTTCGGTATGGAAACTACCAGTGGTTTTTGTCTGTGAGAACAACCTCTATGCTATGTCTACTCCTGTGGCTGAAGCTTTCCCAATTCAGGATATTGCCGAACGCGCTCAGGCTTACGGTATTCCTGGGGTGGTAGTGGATGGCATGGATGTTTTGGCTGTAAAAGAAGCTGTTGAGCAGGCTGCAGAACGTGCCCGGCGTGGTGAGGGGCCAACACTTATTGAGTGCAAGACGTATCGGTATCTGGGGCATTCTAAAAGTGACCCCCGTGCCTATCGTACCCGGGAAGAAGAAAAACAGTGGAAAGAGAGAGATCCTATAAAGAACTTTCGCAAGTACCTGCTTGAAAACGGCATTGCTACTGAGGAAGAAATTAAAGGTATCGATGCTGAAGTAGAGAAAGAAGTTGAAGAAGCAATTGAGTTTGCGGAAAAAAGCCCCTATCCACCTCTTGAGGAGATTACTCGGGATGTTTATGTTGAAGAGGACTTTGCAGAGATTGAGCGCAAGAAAGGTACCAAAGTGGTGCGTTCCATTTCAGAGTATGCTCCTCAGGAAAAGATGAGAGAATTGACCTATCGGGAAGCACTTAATGAGGCTTTGCGAGAGGAACTTCGTCGAGATGAAAACGTGGTGTTACTTGGTGAAGATATTGCGCTCTATGGGGGAGCTTATGGGGTTACTCGTGGGCTCTGGCAGGAGTTCGGAGGGGAACGAGTCCGCAACACTCCGATTTCTGAAGCGGCGATTGTGGGGTGCTGTGTTGGCGCTGCAGTAACTGGCTTGCGTCCAGTGGGTGAAATCATGTATGTGGACTTTATGACCCTGTGCATGGACCAGCTGGTCAATCAGGGAGCGAAAATTCGCTATATGTTTGGCGGTAAGGCTCGCGTTCCCATGGTTATTCGTACTGAAGGTGGATGTGGTCGCTCTTCAGGTGCCCAGCATGCCCAGAGCCTTGAATCCTGGTTTGTACATGTTCCCGGTCTTAAAGTGGTGATGCCAGCTACTCCCTTTGATGCCAAAGGCTTGCTCAAGGCAGCCATACGAGAAGACAATCCAGTGCTTTTTATCGAGCACAAGATGCTTTACAATACTAAAGGGCTGGTTCCTGAAGAGGAATACATCATTCCTCTGGGTCTTGCAGACGTAAAAAGAGAGGGTAAGGATGTTACTGTGGTCGCTTACTCCAGAATGGTTCTCAGGGCGCTTGAGGCAGCCGAGATTCTTGCTAAAGAGGGTATTGAAATTGAAGTTGTTGACCCGCGTACTTTACTGCCCCTGGACATAGAAACCATCTGTAATTCTATTCGCAAGACTGGTAGAGTGATTATTGTGCATGAGGGTTGTAAAACAGGTGGCGCTGGTGCTGAAATTGGCATGCAGATTGTGGAAAATGCCTTTGATTATCTGGATGCTCCCGTGGTCCGCTTGGGGGCCAAGGATGCGCCTGTGCCCTGTAGCCGGTACCTTGAGGATAATTCTATTCCCCTCACTGAAGACATTGTGGAGGCAGCGCGAAAACTTGTAAAGGGAGAGATATAG
- a CDS encoding zinc-dependent dehydrogenase — MKAAVFYGIKDMRIEEQPIPRFADDEILLKVEACAICGTDVRIFHHGHHNVHPPQIIGHEIAGVVADKGSRVTGYQVGDRVAVAPIVHCGVCFFCRRGQTNLCQNFKALGYHYPGGFAEYMVIPRRVVEGGNLNRIPDNLSFEEAAIAEPLACALNGQLLSQVGVGDYVLIVGAGPVGCMHIALARSLGASRVIVSEIKEDRLELARHFGADYYLNPQKEDLGKVLQEITEGIGPTVIIIAAPAKKAQEEALLYAAPRARINLFGGLPGDDRLVQLDANLIHYREIFVHGTSGSTPLHNALALSLMASGRVDGKRFISKVVSLEELPEALEEASTGKFLKIVVKP; from the coding sequence ATGAAAGCAGCGGTTTTTTACGGTATAAAAGATATGCGGATTGAGGAACAACCAATTCCTCGGTTTGCAGATGATGAAATTCTCCTGAAGGTCGAAGCCTGCGCCATTTGCGGTACCGATGTGCGCATTTTCCACCATGGTCACCACAACGTGCATCCACCCCAGATTATTGGCCATGAGATAGCAGGAGTGGTTGCTGATAAAGGAAGTAGAGTAACTGGTTACCAGGTAGGCGATCGAGTGGCAGTTGCTCCTATCGTGCATTGTGGAGTTTGTTTTTTCTGCCGCAGGGGGCAGACCAACCTTTGCCAGAATTTCAAAGCTCTGGGGTACCACTATCCAGGAGGTTTTGCAGAGTATATGGTTATCCCGCGCCGGGTAGTGGAGGGTGGGAATTTGAACCGGATTCCTGACAACCTGAGCTTTGAAGAGGCAGCCATTGCCGAACCCCTGGCCTGCGCTTTGAACGGTCAGCTCCTTTCTCAGGTAGGAGTTGGTGATTATGTGCTGATTGTGGGAGCCGGTCCGGTGGGCTGTATGCACATCGCTTTAGCCAGGTCTTTGGGGGCTTCACGGGTTATCGTTTCTGAAATTAAGGAAGACCGTCTGGAGCTTGCTCGCCACTTTGGGGCTGATTATTACCTGAATCCTCAGAAGGAAGACCTTGGCAAGGTGCTTCAGGAAATCACAGAAGGCATAGGCCCCACCGTAATTATTATTGCTGCCCCTGCAAAGAAAGCTCAGGAAGAGGCACTGCTTTATGCTGCACCTCGGGCCAGAATCAATCTCTTTGGAGGACTGCCCGGGGATGACCGCCTGGTGCAACTGGATGCCAACCTGATCCATTACCGAGAGATTTTTGTGCATGGTACCTCAGGTTCTACACCTTTACATAACGCTCTGGCTCTTTCTTTGATGGCTTCGGGAAGAGTTGATGGAAAGCGTTTCATCAGCAAGGTAGTTTCCCTTGAAGAGTTGCCTGAAGCTTTGGAAGAAGCAAGTACAGGAAAATTCCTCAAAATCGTGGTTAAGCCTTAA
- a CDS encoding carbohydrate kinase family protein: MARVLCVGILVADLIGRPIENFPEKGKLLLVDEMSLHVGGCAHNTGVDLHKLGEEVQIIGKVGRDGLGEFIINSLRRRGMDTSGILFTDQANTSATMVLLDSSGERTFLHYPGANRTLRSQDISDEMLAASQLVHVAGSFLMPGFDGEETALLLKRAKALGKTTSLDTAWDDTGSWFSLLEPVVPHLDILISNYDEASRISGKEELPDIGAFFLKFGIQVVAIKMGPQGSFIMTPQDKVLVPPFTVRAVDGTGAGDAFAAGFIFGYLRGWDWYQVGRFANACGAMCVQMMGATEGVGSFEEVAEFIRSNGAYLGGEVN, translated from the coding sequence GTGGCTCGAGTACTCTGTGTGGGAATTCTGGTTGCTGATTTGATTGGAAGACCTATTGAAAATTTTCCTGAAAAAGGAAAGCTCCTGCTTGTGGATGAAATGTCTCTCCATGTTGGAGGTTGCGCCCATAACACAGGGGTAGATCTTCATAAGCTGGGAGAGGAAGTCCAGATTATAGGTAAAGTAGGTCGGGATGGGTTAGGGGAATTCATCATCAATTCTCTGCGCAGGAGGGGTATGGATACTTCTGGGATACTTTTTACTGACCAGGCAAACACTTCGGCTACCATGGTGTTGCTTGATTCCTCAGGTGAGCGAACTTTTTTGCATTATCCTGGAGCTAATCGAACCCTGCGTTCTCAGGACATAAGTGACGAAATGCTTGCCGCTTCCCAATTGGTGCATGTTGCAGGGAGCTTTTTAATGCCCGGTTTTGATGGCGAAGAAACAGCTTTGCTTCTTAAAAGAGCAAAAGCTTTAGGAAAAACAACTTCGCTGGATACCGCCTGGGATGACACCGGTTCCTGGTTCTCTCTTCTGGAGCCGGTTGTGCCCCATTTAGATATCCTGATTTCCAATTATGATGAAGCATCCAGAATCTCTGGGAAAGAAGAGCTTCCTGACATTGGGGCTTTTTTCTTGAAGTTTGGGATTCAAGTGGTGGCTATAAAAATGGGCCCTCAGGGGAGTTTTATCATGACCCCTCAAGACAAGGTGCTGGTTCCACCTTTTACTGTAAGAGCTGTTGATGGCACCGGTGCTGGTGATGCCTTTGCAGCAGGATTTATCTTTGGATACCTCAGGGGCTGGGACTGGTATCAGGTGGGTCGCTTTGCCAATGCCTGTGGGGCTATGTGTGTTCAGATGATGGGTGCTACTGAAGGTGTGGGTAGCTTTGAAGAGGTTGCCGAGTTTATCAGGTCAAACGGTGCCTATTTAGGAGGGGAAGTCAATTGA